In Bacteroidales bacterium, one DNA window encodes the following:
- a CDS encoding T9SS type A sorting domain-containing protein, whose protein sequence is MKIKSIILLASIILSGFYLKAQTTVGPNFPATGVNLTGVGTVAWTNPTRVTADDNSYSSAAVNNSTSNYLKATGYGFAIPSGATINGITVTIGRYGTTGSGADVRDNVVKLVKGGTIVGNNLAVTGTDWTNSETAVNYGSTSNLWGTTWTSSDINASDFGVVLAVNSTNSRTANVDYIRVSITYTVTNVAPTISSQPTDQTVCNNAEAIFTAESTDSNPTPTATWQISTGGSFSNLTIASPYSVNTSTASGTTTSSLTINPATNALNSYQYRVIFSNSAGSAISNPGTLNVNPTSVGGSVTGGSSPVCLGSGTGTMTLSGHTGSINKWQKKLDSGSWADISNTSTTYSETPTSAGSWQYRAEVQSGVCAATFSNPVTIVVNPRPTSVISGTETVCYGQTANLSITLTGTGPWNLVYTDGSTPVTVNGINASPYTFAVNTLSTKTYTVTSLSDSKCTANAGDMTGSATVTVNAGCQVVTLSQPDPLTATITGSANINCGSSTNLTVTISGGTAPYQVTYNGNNYNGPSPIIFSVSPTETITFNSSNVALSDAHGCDAVISGSATVSVIPVSAPVATDATNITVSGFTANWDAVPGVNGYFLDVSENIDFSTFVNGFDNLNVSNVTTYPVTGLNAGQTYHYRLRAYTTACTSVSSNIKTVSTTGLTIGAPVVSGAPFTVDCTTPDNGTITFTHGTFNAGNIFTAQLSDNTGSFTTPVSIGTANNSETSITITIPANTASGNNSYKIRVVSSDPVVMGDVSNTFTIIKDPCQAIYRSVQSGAWNLASTWEVSTDAGNLWEAAVTNPVSTDGSVSIRNGHTVTVTNDVTVDEVIVEAGATLRNELCPDGFLNINDGPGTDLIVNGTMISEDDINNEGSISFASGSLYQHVRSFGKKSPATFSEIPVANWDAQSTCEILSVYATPYAGLNQAFGNFNWNFATQNSAINLNGTLSTINGDLIITSTGTSELQLASSQTTTLSVGGDVQIEGGKLNLGSGSGVTTLSVAGNTEVSTGATLITRNSKITGNGNFVLNSGANLWIGSVSGITSAGINGNIQVNGSRSYSTGANYTYTGSSNQVTGDGLPGSISNFGVSTTSGAILTLTSTSQTCENLTIANNAKLQIDADKQLTVNTALVNNAGVNGLVIKSSSTSTGSLMHNSNNVPAKFERMIANDLKWHFLASPIVNQSIWPEFAPTPAGSPLSFGAQPWEWDFYYWNTNSSITSQLYWVNLRKPNGEFNTEPLDITGSSAGYGSTTPASMESMRGYLVAYNTNWNAATGSPETHVFNGNLHNGSVSRAIIQGANNFNLIGNPYPSAIDWKASSGWNRDALKANATSSGYDYWIWNDAVANYGAFNSADADGSGSNGVDRYIAPTQAFFVQAADNGNLVMDNQVRTHSTQDFLKSGSFNPGFIKLKLSSSLDNHSDEMVVSFDPAYTVGGTDKWWSFYAESPEIYAVKDGNYYSISRYNEINDDLTVDISTKIGLQGSYMITAPGISDFTLSSKVLLEDLKTGTITNLKQNPVYSFIASPDDNRNRFRLLVGSPIGMEENHQEQINIYSSANTIYILNEKATSVYQVQIVNMIGQSLYSTKLSGTGIQKLDSNLSPGVYIVSVLSEGRCFSKKVVIR, encoded by the coding sequence ATGAAAATAAAATCAATTATATTGCTTGCAAGCATTATCCTGTCCGGCTTCTATCTCAAGGCTCAGACAACTGTGGGCCCCAACTTTCCTGCTACTGGTGTCAACCTCACCGGAGTGGGTACCGTTGCATGGACTAATCCTACAAGGGTAACTGCAGATGATAACAGCTATAGCAGCGCTGCTGTAAATAATTCAACCTCTAATTACCTGAAAGCAACTGGTTATGGTTTTGCCATACCTTCTGGAGCTACCATAAACGGAATTACGGTTACCATAGGCAGATATGGCACAACCGGAAGTGGAGCAGACGTAAGAGATAATGTTGTTAAACTTGTTAAAGGTGGAACGATTGTAGGGAATAATCTTGCAGTAACCGGGACTGACTGGACCAATTCAGAAACAGCCGTGAATTATGGTAGTACATCAAATTTATGGGGCACTACCTGGACCTCTTCTGACATTAACGCAAGTGATTTCGGGGTAGTTTTGGCAGTAAACAGTACAAATAGCCGCACTGCCAACGTGGATTACATTAGAGTGAGTATAACTTATACAGTAACAAATGTAGCGCCCACCATCAGTTCACAACCAACAGATCAAACTGTTTGCAATAATGCAGAAGCTATTTTCACCGCTGAATCAACTGATAGCAACCCCACTCCTACTGCTACCTGGCAAATCAGCACAGGAGGTTCTTTCAGCAATTTAACCATTGCTTCACCTTATTCAGTTAACACAAGCACTGCATCAGGAACTACAACCTCATCTCTTACCATTAACCCGGCAACCAATGCATTGAATAGCTATCAATACCGCGTAATTTTCAGCAATTCAGCCGGAAGTGCAATCTCAAACCCAGGCACCCTTAATGTTAATCCGACCAGTGTTGGAGGCAGTGTTACAGGCGGAAGCAGTCCGGTCTGTTTGGGATCAGGGACTGGTACCATGACCTTATCCGGACATACCGGTAGCATTAATAAGTGGCAAAAGAAACTGGATTCAGGAAGCTGGGCCGATATAAGCAATACATCAACCACTTATTCTGAAACCCCCACTTCAGCCGGTAGCTGGCAATACCGGGCAGAAGTGCAAAGCGGAGTTTGTGCTGCAACATTTTCAAATCCTGTTACCATCGTGGTAAACCCACGGCCAACCTCAGTTATCAGCGGAACTGAAACTGTATGTTATGGGCAAACCGCCAACCTGAGTATTACATTAACAGGCACCGGTCCATGGAACCTGGTTTATACTGATGGCTCAACCCCGGTAACCGTAAATGGAATAAACGCCTCTCCTTATACTTTCGCAGTAAATACTCTAAGCACAAAAACTTATACCGTAACTTCACTTTCGGATTCGAAGTGTACTGCAAATGCCGGTGATATGACCGGAAGTGCAACTGTTACCGTAAATGCAGGATGCCAGGTGGTTACCTTAAGTCAGCCTGATCCGCTTACAGCTACTATCACTGGTTCAGCTAACATTAATTGCGGAAGCTCAACCAACCTTACTGTTACAATAAGTGGTGGAACAGCCCCTTATCAGGTTACTTATAACGGGAACAATTATAATGGCCCCAGTCCAATCATTTTTAGTGTTTCACCCACTGAAACCATCACCTTTAATTCTTCAAATGTAGCCTTATCAGATGCTCATGGCTGTGATGCTGTCATTTCCGGATCAGCAACAGTTTCTGTCATTCCGGTTTCAGCCCCAGTAGCAACAGATGCAACAAATATTACTGTATCAGGATTCACTGCTAACTGGGATGCAGTTCCAGGAGTTAACGGTTATTTCCTTGATGTATCGGAAAACATTGATTTCTCAACCTTCGTGAACGGGTTTGATAATCTGAATGTTTCTAATGTTACCACTTATCCTGTTACCGGTTTAAATGCCGGTCAAACTTACCATTACCGGTTAAGAGCTTATACTACAGCTTGTACAAGTGTCTCTTCCAACATCAAAACAGTATCCACTACCGGGTTAACCATCGGTGCTCCAGTGGTAAGTGGTGCTCCATTTACCGTTGATTGTACTACACCTGATAACGGAACTATTACATTTACCCATGGGACATTTAATGCAGGCAATATATTTACTGCCCAGTTATCTGATAATACAGGAAGTTTTACGACTCCTGTCAGCATCGGGACTGCAAATAATTCAGAAACATCAATAACTATCACCATTCCTGCCAATACTGCTTCTGGTAACAACAGTTATAAAATAAGGGTAGTAAGCTCTGATCCAGTAGTTATGGGAGATGTTTCAAATACATTCACCATTATTAAGGATCCCTGCCAGGCTATATACAGAAGTGTTCAATCCGGAGCATGGAACCTGGCGAGTACCTGGGAAGTTTCAACGGATGCAGGAAACCTTTGGGAAGCCGCAGTCACAAATCCTGTTAGTACTGACGGTAGTGTTTCCATCAGAAATGGCCATACAGTTACAGTAACCAATGATGTCACAGTTGATGAAGTTATTGTTGAAGCAGGTGCGACACTCAGGAATGAGTTGTGTCCGGATGGGTTCCTCAATATCAATGATGGCCCCGGAACAGACCTTATTGTGAATGGAACCATGATATCCGAAGATGATATCAATAATGAAGGAAGCATTTCTTTTGCTTCAGGTAGTTTATACCAGCATGTAAGGAGCTTTGGCAAGAAATCACCCGCTACCTTCTCGGAGATCCCTGTTGCCAATTGGGATGCCCAATCCACCTGTGAAATATTATCAGTATATGCTACCCCTTATGCTGGTTTGAACCAGGCATTCGGAAATTTCAACTGGAATTTTGCTACACAGAATTCAGCAATAAATCTCAATGGCACTTTAAGTACAATTAATGGAGATCTCATTATCACCAGCACTGGTACCAGCGAGTTACAACTGGCATCTTCTCAAACTACAACACTTTCAGTTGGTGGAGATGTACAAATAGAAGGCGGTAAGTTAAACCTGGGATCAGGCTCCGGAGTTACAACCTTAAGTGTTGCTGGAAATACCGAAGTCTCAACAGGTGCTACATTGATTACACGAAATAGCAAAATAACCGGTAATGGAAATTTTGTCCTAAACTCAGGAGCTAATCTTTGGATTGGATCTGTTTCAGGGATTACCTCTGCAGGAATCAATGGAAATATCCAGGTGAATGGAAGTAGAAGCTACAGTACCGGTGCCAATTATACATATACTGGCAGCAGTAACCAGGTGACCGGTGATGGCTTACCGGGAAGTATCAGCAACTTTGGTGTGTCAACCACATCAGGTGCGATTCTGACATTGACTAGTACCAGTCAAACCTGTGAAAACCTGACCATTGCCAATAATGCGAAACTACAGATTGATGCGGATAAACAGCTTACCGTAAATACTGCTCTGGTAAATAATGCCGGAGTCAATGGATTGGTGATCAAAAGTTCCTCTACATCTACCGGATCTTTGATGCATAACTCAAACAATGTTCCCGCAAAATTTGAAAGAATGATTGCCAATGACCTGAAATGGCATTTCCTGGCTTCTCCTATCGTGAACCAATCCATATGGCCAGAATTTGCACCAACACCAGCAGGATCACCATTATCATTTGGAGCTCAACCCTGGGAATGGGATTTCTATTACTGGAATACAAATTCAAGCATTACCTCACAATTATATTGGGTGAACCTTCGTAAACCGAATGGAGAATTCAATACAGAGCCATTGGATATTACCGGAAGTTCTGCAGGATATGGAAGCACCACCCCGGCATCAATGGAATCGATGAGAGGATATCTTGTGGCTTATAATACCAACTGGAATGCTGCCACCGGCTCCCCTGAAACCCATGTCTTCAATGGGAACCTTCATAATGGCAGTGTTTCGAGGGCCATCATACAAGGAGCAAATAATTTCAACCTCATTGGAAATCCTTATCCTTCTGCTATTGACTGGAAAGCAAGTTCCGGATGGAACAGGGATGCATTAAAAGCAAATGCTACCTCTTCAGGATATGATTACTGGATTTGGAATGATGCAGTAGCCAATTATGGCGCTTTCAATTCGGCAGATGCAGATGGATCCGGTTCCAATGGAGTAGACAGGTATATTGCTCCAACACAGGCATTTTTTGTACAGGCTGCTGATAATGGTAACCTTGTAATGGACAACCAGGTACGGACACATAGCACACAGGACTTCCTGAAATCAGGATCCTTCAATCCGGGATTTATAAAGCTAAAACTGAGCAGCAGTCTCGATAACCATTCTGATGAAATGGTAGTTTCGTTTGATCCCGCGTACACAGTTGGCGGTACTGATAAATGGTGGAGTTTCTATGCTGAATCGCCTGAAATTTATGCTGTAAAAGACGGAAATTACTACTCCATCAGTCGTTATAATGAGATTAATGATGATCTTACTGTTGACATCAGCACAAAGATTGGATTACAAGGCAGTTACATGATCACGGCTCCCGGAATTAGTGATTTTACCCTGAGCAGTAAAGTGCTGCTTGAAGACCTCAAGACAGGAACCATCACCAATTTGAAGCAGAATCCTGTTTATAGTTTCATTGCATCTCCTGATGACAACAGGAACAGGTTCCGCTTGCTGGTTGGATCACCTATCGGGATGGAAGAGAATCACCAGGAACAAATCAATATTTATTCTTCCGCCAACACTATTTACATCCTGAATGAGAAAGCAACCTCCGTTTACCAGGTTCAAATTGTTAACATGATTGGACAATCACTTTACTCGACCAAATTGTCAGGAACTGGAATTCAGAAACTGGACTCCAACCTGTCGCCAGGAGTATATATTGTATCAGTGCTTTCAGAAGGAAGATGTTTCAGCAAAAAAGTAGTTATCCGATAG
- a CDS encoding choice-of-anchor J domain-containing protein: MNKSTLLKSAPKEQSLSLIRFPLFSHIKQHQRLLLLMVSLAVFILTVSLPTSLIGQSQTFTSTSTFTVPSNIYSITVECWGGGGSGGGSTSTNVKGGGGGAGGAYAKKVISVTPGITYTVTVGGTKTGTTGAGAQGNPSWFGTVGTVYAQGGAGGAAPSGGTVNGGIGSASSSIGDLVYAGGNGANGTSSLSGGGGGGAGTTGAGGNASGTTAGTGTASGGGNGGSGKTTENNGSNGSTYGGGGSGAYLTDNTDHSGGNGAAGRIIVSWTCSPISSFPLSESFDATTFPPNCWAQTNYSRQTSGTNPTCTPHSGAGMVRFNSYTLTAGTTGTLITPELNLPDNGYRVKFWIYRDNAYLTDADLVNVLFNTSASVTGATTLGTVNRSISLAPVVATAGWYEYSFNLGTNSAGSGKYVILQSVSGYGNNIFLDDVVVETSPPFADFSASSTSAAAGQTITFTDASGGTTITSWNWNFGTGATPATANTQGPHNVTYSTSGLKTISLTVNGSISTTKTDYVSIYENPYKAPRQLNAEVSGFSDVNLNWISPATNETFEPYDNFDLSFGGYTFIDGDGGATYAIQDVTFTNAGYTGSFIAFNPTLTTPVLPSTWAAHSGQKYAACFATVTASAPNNDWIITPKVKIASGEQLKFWAKSITNTYGLERFKVGISTTGTSATDFTIVSTGTYLEAPITWTEYTFDLASYVGQEIYIGINCVSNDAFCFMLDDLSITGGPVDGSIPFSFNFEETGLVQPVKVMPTGSTIVATGDNDAPSSFTTYKIFRNGSEIANVSGFTYTDSDLVPGTYDYTIKAVYVDPADESAEEGPAQVVTTITRWTGASNTDWQNASNWRTGSIPGSSANIGIPGTGVSNFPTVTASGTECNHLTLKNGAVLTINADASLSVNGTLSNETGASGLIIQSDATGTGSLIHNTASIPATVERFIPNDWKWHFLSSPVASQSIWPSFAPDPGAGLNFGSTWNWDFYYWNPNANTSNSLYWVNLRKENGDYNDGAMDQTGSFAGFGSATPELVTGRGYLVAYNTGWNPATSSPTTHTFTGNLNQGNINKAILTGENSFNLVGNPYASSIDWKSSNWGTGRNALVNNSGGFDYWIWNDTDGNYGVFNSAGADNSGTLGVSRFIAPQQAFFVQAASDGNLALNNDLRTHSSQTWLKNEETENSVLRLELSTPSNSYHDEMVVEFNPSFTGGGSSKFWSFYTEAPEIYTVKDGTYYSIDRYTDLSRNTIVQLGTKTESGVDYVINASNISDFDLTNKVYLEDLSTGSLIDLRMNPSYSFKGGAGQNTERFRLIFEASTGINSLEASNFNVYSSGKTVYILNNGVKNEFSTEIINISGQVVSFKESKQDELTKIELNAAPGVYIVRIISSGKVTSVKIVIQ, encoded by the coding sequence ATGAATAAATCTACCTTATTAAAGTCTGCACCGAAAGAGCAATCCCTTTCGCTGATTCGTTTTCCGTTATTTAGCCATATTAAGCAACATCAGAGGCTACTATTATTAATGGTTAGTCTGGCAGTTTTCATTCTGACTGTGTCACTCCCTACCTCTTTAATTGGACAAAGTCAAACATTTACCAGTACTTCAACATTTACAGTTCCATCCAATATTTATAGTATTACAGTAGAGTGTTGGGGAGGTGGTGGATCTGGTGGAGGCAGTACTTCAACTAATGTTAAAGGAGGAGGTGGAGGAGCAGGTGGCGCATATGCAAAGAAAGTAATCTCTGTCACACCTGGTATAACCTATACAGTTACGGTTGGAGGAACTAAAACTGGCACAACCGGTGCTGGTGCTCAAGGAAATCCCTCTTGGTTTGGAACAGTTGGAACTGTTTATGCTCAAGGTGGAGCTGGAGGAGCTGCTCCAAGTGGTGGCACTGTGAATGGCGGGATCGGATCAGCTTCAAGCAGTATTGGTGATTTGGTTTATGCCGGAGGTAATGGAGCCAATGGAACCTCATCACTTAGCGGTGGTGGTGGTGGTGGCGCCGGAACTACTGGCGCTGGAGGAAATGCATCTGGTACCACAGCAGGAACAGGAACAGCATCCGGAGGTGGTAATGGTGGGAGTGGAAAGACTACGGAAAATAATGGCAGCAATGGTTCTACCTATGGTGGCGGTGGCAGCGGGGCTTATCTCACTGACAACACCGACCATTCAGGAGGTAACGGAGCTGCAGGCAGGATTATCGTCAGCTGGACCTGCAGTCCTATTTCATCATTTCCTCTTTCAGAGAGTTTCGATGCAACTACATTCCCTCCTAATTGTTGGGCACAAACGAATTATTCGAGACAAACGTCCGGAACAAATCCTACCTGCACTCCTCATTCAGGGGCAGGAATGGTACGATTCAATAGCTACACTCTGACAGCCGGAACCACAGGAACTCTGATCACTCCTGAATTAAACCTTCCTGATAACGGATATAGAGTAAAATTTTGGATCTATAGAGATAATGCTTATTTAACAGATGCAGACCTGGTTAATGTGCTTTTCAATACTTCAGCCAGTGTGACAGGAGCAACTACACTTGGTACGGTTAACAGATCTATTTCCCTTGCCCCAGTTGTTGCAACAGCAGGTTGGTATGAATATTCCTTTAACCTGGGAACCAACTCAGCTGGTAGTGGTAAATATGTGATTCTCCAGTCGGTGAGTGGATATGGAAATAATATTTTTCTGGATGATGTTGTCGTTGAAACCAGTCCTCCCTTTGCTGATTTTTCAGCATCAAGTACTTCAGCTGCTGCAGGCCAGACAATAACTTTTACTGATGCTTCAGGAGGAACAACTATTACTTCATGGAACTGGAATTTTGGAACCGGTGCAACACCTGCAACTGCTAATACCCAAGGTCCGCACAATGTAACATATTCAACATCTGGCCTTAAAACGATCAGTCTGACCGTAAACGGTAGTATAAGTACTACAAAAACAGATTATGTTTCAATATATGAGAATCCATATAAAGCACCCCGTCAATTAAATGCAGAAGTTTCAGGATTTTCTGATGTTAATTTGAATTGGATATCACCTGCTACCAATGAAACCTTTGAACCTTATGATAATTTTGACCTGAGTTTTGGAGGATACACATTTATTGATGGTGATGGAGGAGCCACATATGCTATTCAGGATGTAACCTTTACTAACGCAGGGTATACAGGTTCATTTATCGCATTTAATCCGACACTAACTACTCCGGTATTACCATCTACATGGGCTGCTCATTCAGGACAAAAATATGCTGCCTGTTTTGCAACAGTTACAGCTTCAGCTCCGAATAACGACTGGATTATCACTCCTAAGGTAAAAATCGCCAGTGGAGAACAGCTTAAGTTTTGGGCAAAATCTATTACTAATACATATGGTTTGGAAAGGTTCAAGGTTGGAATTTCAACTACTGGTACCTCTGCAACTGATTTTACTATCGTATCCACTGGTACTTATCTGGAAGCACCCATCACATGGACTGAATATACCTTTGACCTGGCTTCTTACGTAGGACAAGAGATATACATCGGAATCAACTGTGTATCCAATGATGCCTTCTGTTTCATGCTTGATGACCTCAGCATTACAGGTGGGCCTGTTGATGGCTCTATTCCTTTTAGTTTTAATTTCGAAGAAACAGGTTTAGTTCAACCGGTAAAGGTTATGCCAACCGGTTCCACTATAGTTGCGACAGGTGATAATGATGCACCTTCTTCCTTCACTACATACAAGATTTTCAGAAATGGCAGTGAGATTGCCAATGTTAGTGGTTTCACTTACACTGACAGTGACCTTGTGCCTGGAACCTATGATTATACTATCAAAGCCGTTTATGTTGACCCCGCTGACGAGTCGGCTGAAGAAGGTCCTGCACAAGTGGTTACGACAATTACCAGGTGGACAGGTGCAAGCAATACTGATTGGCAAAACGCATCAAATTGGAGAACGGGTTCAATACCTGGTTCATCAGCCAATATTGGAATCCCAGGAACCGGTGTAAGTAATTTCCCAACAGTTACCGCTTCCGGCACTGAATGTAACCATCTAACTCTTAAGAATGGTGCAGTATTAACAATAAACGCAGATGCAAGTCTCAGTGTGAACGGTACACTTAGCAATGAAACAGGTGCCAGCGGACTGATTATTCAATCAGATGCAACAGGAACCGGTTCTTTAATTCACAATACCGCAAGTATTCCTGCAACAGTTGAACGTTTTATTCCTAATGACTGGAAATGGCATTTCCTTTCTTCACCAGTAGCTTCTCAATCGATTTGGCCATCATTTGCCCCTGATCCGGGTGCAGGCCTGAACTTTGGATCTACCTGGAACTGGGACTTCTATTACTGGAACCCAAATGCCAATACCAGCAATTCCCTGTACTGGGTTAATCTCAGGAAAGAGAATGGAGATTATAATGATGGCGCGATGGATCAAACAGGCAGTTTTGCAGGATTTGGATCAGCAACACCTGAACTGGTAACAGGAAGAGGATATTTAGTAGCCTATAACACAGGCTGGAATCCTGCAACCAGTTCTCCGACAACACACACATTTACTGGTAACCTTAACCAAGGAAACATTAATAAAGCCATCCTTACAGGAGAAAACAGTTTTAACCTGGTTGGAAATCCGTACGCTTCTTCCATCGATTGGAAGAGTTCAAACTGGGGAACCGGTAGGAATGCGCTTGTTAACAATTCCGGTGGATTTGATTACTGGATTTGGAACGATACAGACGGGAACTATGGAGTATTTAATTCAGCTGGTGCTGACAACTCCGGTACTTTAGGTGTAAGCCGGTTTATTGCTCCGCAGCAGGCTTTCTTTGTGCAGGCTGCTTCTGATGGGAACCTGGCATTAAATAATGATCTGCGCACCCATTCTTCGCAAACCTGGTTAAAAAACGAAGAGACTGAAAACAGTGTGCTCCGGTTGGAATTGAGTACACCAAGTAATTCCTACCATGATGAAATGGTGGTTGAATTCAATCCTTCATTTACCGGTGGAGGAAGCAGTAAATTCTGGAGTTTCTATACAGAAGCCCCTGAGATATATACTGTTAAGGATGGCACTTATTATTCAATTGATCGTTACACCGACCTGTCCAGAAATACAATAGTTCAATTGGGGACAAAAACTGAATCAGGTGTGGATTATGTGATCAACGCCTCCAATATCAGCGATTTTGATCTTACCAATAAAGTATATCTTGAAGATTTATCTACTGGTTCCCTTATTGATCTCAGGATGAATCCATCCTATAGTTTCAAAGGAGGAGCCGGTCAGAATACAGAAAGGTTCAGGTTGATATTTGAAGCTTCAACAGGGATAAATTCTTTGGAAGCAAGCAATTTCAATGTTTATTCATCCGGTAAAACTGTTTACATCCTGAATAATGGGGTAAAAAATGAATTTTCAACAGAAATCATCAATATTTCAGGCCAGGTAGTATCCTTTAAAGAAAGCAAACAGGATGAACTTACCAAGATTGAACTAAATGCTGCTCCAGGGGTTTACATTGTCCGGATTATTTCGTCCGGTAAGGTTACCTCCGTTAAAATTGTTATACAATAA
- a CDS encoding DUF2341 domain-containing protein, whose protein sequence is MKNIIAFSASDVNTAASASCYAGRTHSRYILSILLLLALVSFSPKWLNAQGPGASWTYYRVVGLSPATSLANQQVEVTLSSGEYTNMKSDGSDLRFYDYANNNCEYWIESWNTAGTSTIWVKVPTSGSDALVLYYGNAGATAVSNGNTTFEFFDDFNGSSLGANWQQNTSGGSVSVSGGIVTITCSTNSTGQAYISSEYTPAGTSYLLEAKHQEGAYNRNRFYASNSLFGGSPTGFDYGYFSETATAASTSKVFWNGYPTSTSMTSNTNYITQWRITDGSTYNWYTYLYSTGAAVTNGSRTTTVASNMRFVTFGVTEVSGTTTKVDWVRLRQYVASEPAVTVGSQTSSTAPSNPITYSSSGYFIVPEGITSITVECWGAGGRGGTTSGDAYGGGGGGGAYSSSVLTVSSGNVYNLTVGAGSSTTSAGGDSWFGSASTVMAKGGNSAPTAGGVQSGATGGAATSGVGTIKYSGGNGASGVNSTTDFGGGGGSSAGTSANGVNATNQNGATAPSGGGNGGAGKYSSDGAGSAGLTPGGGGGGALRNGGTNYNGGNGANGQVKISWCTPPAAPTVVSPITYCLNATAVPLTATGSNLLWYTTATGGIGSSTAPTPSTSANGTTSYYVSQTVGCEGPRAQIDVVVYSPNTAINSTVNASCNGALDGSITITANNGVGPYQFSIDNGVNYTSGNTLNPYTFNGLGANVQFKIRVKDSSGCQSISIP, encoded by the coding sequence ATGAAAAACATTATTGCTTTTTCAGCAAGCGATGTTAACACTGCTGCTTCTGCAAGTTGTTACGCTGGACGAACCCATTCAAGATATATTTTATCAATTTTGTTACTACTGGCTCTTGTCAGTTTTTCACCTAAGTGGCTTAATGCACAAGGGCCGGGAGCAAGTTGGACCTATTACAGGGTTGTTGGATTGAGTCCGGCCACAAGCCTTGCGAATCAACAAGTTGAAGTAACATTGTCTTCTGGAGAATATACCAATATGAAAAGTGATGGCAGTGACCTGAGATTCTATGATTACGCCAATAACAACTGTGAATATTGGATTGAAAGCTGGAATACTGCAGGAACTTCGACTATTTGGGTTAAAGTACCTACATCAGGAAGTGATGCTCTTGTATTATACTATGGTAATGCCGGAGCCACAGCAGTAAGTAATGGTAATACAACATTTGAATTCTTTGATGATTTCAATGGATCGAGCCTTGGTGCCAACTGGCAACAAAACACTTCAGGTGGGTCTGTTTCTGTTTCAGGTGGTATTGTCACTATAACATGCAGTACTAATTCAACTGGGCAGGCTTATATTTCTTCGGAATATACACCGGCAGGAACTTCTTATCTCCTGGAGGCCAAGCACCAGGAAGGAGCATATAACAGGAACAGGTTTTATGCTTCCAATAGCTTATTCGGTGGAAGCCCAACAGGTTTTGATTATGGATATTTTTCCGAGACTGCAACTGCTGCATCCACATCAAAAGTGTTTTGGAATGGTTACCCTACTTCAACATCTATGACAAGCAACACAAATTACATCACGCAATGGAGGATCACCGACGGATCCACCTATAACTGGTACACCTATTTATATTCAACCGGAGCGGCTGTAACCAATGGTTCAAGAACCACAACCGTGGCATCCAATATGAGATTTGTTACCTTCGGAGTTACAGAGGTATCAGGCACGACAACTAAAGTGGATTGGGTAAGGCTCAGGCAATATGTGGCCAGCGAACCGGCAGTAACTGTTGGAAGTCAGACCTCTTCAACTGCACCTTCAAACCCCATAACTTATAGTAGCAGTGGATATTTCATTGTTCCTGAAGGAATAACATCTATTACAGTAGAATGTTGGGGAGCAGGTGGAAGAGGAGGTACAACCAGCGGAGATGCTTATGGAGGCGGAGGAGGCGGAGGTGCTTATTCCTCAAGTGTTCTCACTGTTTCATCAGGTAATGTTTATAATCTTACAGTAGGAGCCGGAAGTTCAACAACGTCAGCAGGTGGTGACTCCTGGTTTGGCTCAGCATCTACGGTGATGGCCAAAGGAGGAAACAGTGCACCCACAGCAGGTGGTGTGCAATCAGGTGCTACCGGAGGTGCTGCCACAAGTGGAGTAGGTACAATAAAATACAGTGGAGGTAATGGTGCCAGTGGTGTTAATTCGACTACCGATTTCGGGGGAGGAGGAGGATCGTCTGCCGGAACTTCAGCAAACGGAGTTAATGCAACAAATCAAAATGGAGCCACAGCTCCTTCAGGTGGAGGAAATGGTGGTGCAGGTAAGTATAGTTCTGATGGTGCCGGATCAGCAGGTTTAACCCCTGGCGGTGGCGGTGGAGGAGCTCTACGAAATGGGGGAACAAATTATAATGGAGGAAATGGAGCAAATGGACAGGTAAAAATCTCATGGTGTACTCCACCGGCTGCACCCACGGTTGTCAGTCCCATTACATACTGTTTAAATGCAACGGCTGTCCCATTAACAGCAACAGGCTCAAATTTATTATGGTATACAACTGCAACCGGAGGCATTGGTTCTTCTACCGCACCAACACCTTCAACATCTGCAAATGGCACAACATCCTATTATGTTTCACAAACTGTAGGTTGTGAAGGGCCAAGAGCACAGATTGATGTGGTTGTTTATTCTCCAAATACTGCCATCAACAGCACCGTTAATGCAAGCTGCAATGGAGCCCTGGATGGCTCGATAACAATAACTGCCAACAATGGGGTCGGCCCTTACCAGTTCTCAATTGATAACGGCGTAAACTATACAAGTGGAAACACCTTAAATCCATACACATTTAATGGTTTAGGGGCAAATGTGCAATTTAAAATCAGGGTTAAAGACTCATCGGGATGCCAATCCATTTCGATTCCCTAA